From Desulforhopalus sp., one genomic window encodes:
- a CDS encoding sirohydrochlorin cobaltochelatase — protein sequence MLSLASRVLVVALFTVVAATSAIASGNAPTEAKTAILLASFGTTVPSGVKALNNITEQVRKAYPKTEVRITFTSNMVRSVWKKRRAEADKWLAQGIPSEILHVKNIIQAMGDLQEDGYRNIIVQPTHMFYMEQSYDLTSYVSALGSIKTLKAKWQPFDRVIMGRPALGMPGDRYSYSDDIDRVVRSLAGDVAMARKEGASLLYMGHGNENWSTGIYAETEKKMRAAYSDVDTFIGVVEGTPSLDDRLPAMKAGKSKKIQLRPFMITAGDHAVNDMAGEDKDSWKSILQAEGFTVQPVLEGLGSNPAFAALFVENIADAAKEGGLTLQ from the coding sequence ATGTTGTCGCTGGCCAGCAGAGTATTGGTCGTCGCCCTTTTCACCGTTGTTGCCGCTACGTCTGCCATTGCCTCGGGTAATGCACCTACCGAGGCAAAAACCGCCATACTTCTTGCCAGTTTTGGCACCACCGTACCGTCTGGTGTCAAAGCCCTCAACAATATCACCGAACAGGTGCGCAAGGCCTATCCGAAAACGGAGGTGCGGATCACCTTTACCTCGAATATGGTCCGTTCCGTATGGAAAAAGCGCCGCGCCGAGGCCGACAAATGGCTGGCCCAGGGCATCCCATCCGAGATTCTCCATGTCAAAAACATCATCCAGGCCATGGGTGATCTGCAGGAAGACGGTTACCGCAATATCATCGTTCAGCCCACCCATATGTTCTATATGGAACAATCATACGACCTGACTAGCTATGTCAGCGCCCTCGGTTCGATCAAGACCCTCAAGGCCAAATGGCAGCCCTTTGATAGGGTTATAATGGGGCGGCCAGCTCTTGGCATGCCCGGTGACCGGTACAGCTATTCCGACGATATCGACCGGGTTGTCAGGTCTCTTGCCGGCGATGTGGCAATGGCCCGCAAGGAGGGGGCGAGCCTCCTCTATATGGGGCATGGCAACGAAAACTGGTCGACTGGCATCTATGCCGAAACCGAGAAAAAGATGCGGGCAGCCTACTCGGACGTCGATACCTTTATCGGTGTTGTCGAGGGCACTCCGTCATTGGACGACCGCTTGCCGGCAATGAAGGCCGGCAAATCAAAGAAGATACAACTCCGGCCTTTTATGATCACCGCCGGGGACCACGCAGTCAATGACATGGCGGGCGAGGACAAGGATTCATGGAAATCGATACTTCAGGCCGAGGGCTTTACCGTGCAGCCGGTTCTGGAAGGACTGGGGTCGAATCCGGCCTTTGCCGCGCTCTTTGTTGAGAATATTGCCGATGCCGCCAAGGAAGGCGGTCTGACTTTGCAGTAG
- the cobI gene encoding precorrin-2 C(20)-methyltransferase yields MQGTFYVVGVGPGDPQLMTLKAAAILKKCPVWFVPSAFENGGSMALKIASGAVEQKGKTILSHRFPMKQVHRGQPADPEVKSAWQEAAKTIMSHLQEGRDVVFPTLGDPAIYSTAYYVCETLQEYGSPFRVEIVPGVSAIGASSAAATVPLCLGDERLVVIPATFENERIRELLNLCDVAVFMKVHTVMERLVGLLDELGLADKAVLVERSSLEDQKIWTNVREAVGREIHYFSTMVVRKG; encoded by the coding sequence ATGCAGGGAACATTTTATGTGGTTGGTGTGGGGCCGGGAGATCCGCAGCTCATGACTTTGAAGGCGGCGGCAATCCTCAAAAAATGTCCCGTCTGGTTTGTCCCATCGGCCTTTGAAAACGGCGGCAGCATGGCCCTGAAGATCGCCTCGGGGGCCGTGGAGCAGAAAGGGAAAACTATCCTCAGTCATCGTTTCCCGATGAAACAGGTGCACCGCGGCCAACCGGCCGATCCCGAGGTAAAAAGCGCCTGGCAGGAAGCGGCCAAGACCATTATGAGTCATCTCCAGGAAGGCCGGGATGTGGTGTTCCCAACCCTGGGCGATCCGGCCATCTATTCAACCGCTTACTATGTCTGCGAAACCCTTCAGGAATACGGCTCGCCCTTCAGGGTTGAAATTGTTCCCGGGGTCTCGGCCATTGGTGCCTCTTCCGCCGCCGCCACCGTGCCGCTGTGCCTGGGCGATGAGCGGCTGGTGGTCATTCCGGCGACCTTTGAAAACGAGCGCATCCGCGAACTGCTGAACCTCTGTGACGTGGCGGTGTTTATGAAGGTACATACGGTCATGGAACGCCTGGTTGGTTTGCTCGATGAGTTGGGGCTTGCCGACAAGGCGGTACTCGTCGAACGGTCAAGCCTTGAAGACCAGAAGATCTGGACCAATGTCCGTGAGGCGGTCGGCCGGGAAATCCATTATTTCTCGACGATGGTAGTACGCAAGGGATGA
- a CDS encoding toll/interleukin-1 receptor domain-containing protein — translation MKVFLSWSGTRSHKIAMVFRDWLPSVIQEITPYVSSEDIDKGARWSTDIAKELEDSTFGILCVTRENINAPWLTFEAGALSKTMDKSFVSPFLFDIKRSEVDGPILQFQSTIFEKDDIQKLVKTLNKACGENGLSDERLGKAFNVWYPTLEKDLEGLKQQVVPDLNPEKQEHIASPDSQEILEEILELSRSNQKLIRNPDGAFGSQLEETRQIVKEILDRLDRPNPFKGRNPRRIHPMMIEEVMHSTAMSMNGYVGIQMTLALIRQDFPWAYESGMEAITILKSPASKEDKQSALEGFYRILELSFDHPIMRDQYENNKEIHMIARELPRLLKRAFDKALEG, via the coding sequence ATGAAGGTATTTCTTAGCTGGTCTGGAACCAGAAGTCATAAAATTGCGATGGTATTTAGGGATTGGTTGCCATCAGTAATCCAAGAAATCACTCCCTACGTGTCCTCCGAAGATATTGATAAAGGAGCACGGTGGAGTACAGATATCGCGAAGGAGCTTGAGGACTCAACATTCGGCATTCTTTGTGTCACAAGAGAAAATATTAATGCGCCTTGGCTTACTTTTGAAGCAGGTGCATTATCAAAGACTATGGACAAATCATTCGTTAGTCCATTTCTATTTGATATCAAACGTTCTGAAGTAGATGGACCTATTCTCCAGTTCCAATCCACAATTTTTGAAAAAGATGACATTCAAAAACTTGTGAAAACGTTAAATAAGGCGTGCGGCGAAAATGGATTATCGGATGAGCGTCTCGGGAAGGCCTTCAATGTTTGGTATCCAACACTCGAAAAAGACCTAGAAGGACTTAAACAGCAGGTAGTACCTGACTTGAATCCTGAAAAACAAGAGCATATTGCTTCACCAGATTCGCAGGAGATCCTGGAAGAAATATTAGAACTTTCACGAAGCAACCAGAAGTTAATTAGGAATCCTGATGGTGCGTTTGGATCGCAGCTAGAGGAAACCCGTCAAATTGTAAAAGAAATATTGGATAGGTTGGATCGTCCGAACCCATTTAAGGGGAGAAATCCTAGGCGAATTCATCCGATGATGATCGAGGAAGTAATGCATTCTACTGCAATGAGTATGAATGGCTATGTTGGCATTCAAATGACACTGGCGCTGATCCGCCAAGATTTTCCATGGGCGTATGAGTCTGGTATGGAAGCAATCACCATTTTAAAATCTCCTGCTTCAAAAGAGGACAAACAAAGCGCATTAGAAGGCTTCTATCGTATTCTGGAATTATCCTTTGATCATCCTATCATGCGGGATCAATACGAGAACAACAAGGAAATCCATATGATAGCAAGGGAACTACCTCGTTTGCTTAAGCGTGCCTTTGATAAAGCTCTTGAGGGCTAA